Proteins encoded in a region of the bacterium genome:
- a CDS encoding bifunctional oligoribonuclease/PAP phosphatase NrnA, producing MEVKLSPLDKKKIEEIIKVMKDKNSFLITSHINIDGDGIGSEIALYICLKKLNKHVEIINQDSIPAIFKFLPYSKHIKIFSKIKKIDNFEVGIILDSGNLERIGNVKEIIKKIPFIINIDHHITNSEFGNINWINPVFSSTGEMTYFLCEELKHIDKKIATCLYTSIIYDTCGFLHHISKYTMDIAKNLIDTKINPEKIAQKIFFEKSIKSVILFKLALETLKFDKRKKICFMRVPAEFFKKAKAKEEHTEGFVDFLISIKGIEVGVLFKEKENGIKVSMRSKGKVDVENIAKKFGGGGHREAAGCFIENKKMEEVESLIKKELRWME from the coding sequence ATGGAAGTAAAGTTATCTCCACTTGATAAAAAAAAGATTGAAGAAATAATTAAAGTAATGAAGGATAAAAATTCATTTCTTATAACTTCACATATCAATATTGATGGTGATGGAATTGGAAGTGAAATTGCTCTTTATATATGTCTAAAAAAGTTAAATAAGCATGTGGAAATAATAAATCAGGATTCAATACCAGCAATATTTAAATTCCTTCCATATTCAAAACATATAAAAATATTTTCCAAAATAAAAAAAATAGATAATTTTGAAGTTGGAATTATACTAGACAGTGGTAACTTAGAAAGAATAGGGAATGTCAAGGAAATTATAAAGAAAATTCCTTTTATTATAAATATTGACCACCACATAACTAATTCTGAATTCGGTAATATTAACTGGATTAATCCTGTTTTTTCTTCAACAGGAGAAATGACATATTTTTTATGTGAAGAGTTGAAACATATTGATAAAAAAATTGCTACCTGTTTATATACTTCAATTATATATGATACATGCGGTTTTCTACACCACATAAGTAAATATACAATGGACATTGCTAAAAATTTAATTGATACAAAAATTAATCCTGAAAAAATCGCTCAAAAAATATTTTTTGAAAAATCAATAAAATCGGTCATTCTTTTTAAACTGGCACTTGAAACACTGAAATTTGATAAAAGAAAAAAAATATGTTTTATGAGAGTTCCTGCTGAATTTTTCAAAAAAGCAAAAGCAAAAGAAGAACATACAGAAGGATTTGTGGATTTTTTAATTTCTATAAAAGGAATTGAAGTCGGTGTTTTATTTAAAGAAAAAGAAAATGGTATTAAGGTTAGTATGAGAAGTAAAGGTAAGGTTGATGTTGAAAATATTGCAAAAAAATTTGGTGGAGGAGGGCATAGAGAAGCAGCAGGCTGTTTTATTGAAAATAAAAAAATGGAAGAAGTTGAATCCTTAATTAAAAAAGAACTGAGATGGATGGAATAA
- the truB gene encoding tRNA pseudouridine(55) synthase TruB, producing MDGIINVYKPGGITSYDVIRIIKKEFNFKDKIGHGGTLDPIGEGVLILLFGRMTKLSNKFLNFDKEYIAEVLLGIKTDTDDIEGKIIEEKQIKNLNEERIIEVIKSFEGETEQIPPFISAIKYKGKPLYKYYRKGIKIQPPPRKVIIKKIEILKIALPYIEFKVLCSKGTYVRSLCRDIGEKLGCGGTQNKLIRTKVGPFKIEDSVRIENLKKYGIEKYLIYLDELLKILKVESVI from the coding sequence ATGGATGGAATAATAAATGTATATAAACCAGGAGGAATAACCTCTTACGATGTAATCAGGATAATAAAAAAAGAATTTAATTTTAAAGATAAAATAGGACATGGAGGAACCCTTGACCCAATTGGAGAAGGGGTATTAATCCTACTTTTTGGAAGAATGACAAAACTTTCAAATAAATTTCTGAATTTTGATAAAGAATACATTGCAGAAGTTCTTCTCGGTATTAAAACAGATACAGATGATATAGAGGGAAAAATAATAGAAGAAAAACAGATAAAAAATTTAAATGAAGAAAGAATAATTGAGGTAATTAAAAGTTTTGAAGGAGAAACTGAACAAATACCACCTTTTATTTCAGCAATTAAATATAAAGGAAAACCTTTATACAAATATTATAGAAAAGGAATAAAAATACAACCACCTCCAAGAAAAGTTATCATAAAAAAAATAGAAATTTTAAAAATTGCTCTTCCTTATATTGAATTTAAAGTTTTATGTTCTAAAGGAACTTATGTAAGGTCTTTATGCAGAGATATCGGCGAAAAACTTGGTTGTGGCGGTACACAGAATAAACTTATAAGAACAAAAGTTGGACCCTTTAAAATAGAAGATAGTGTAAGAATAGAGAATTTAAAAAAATATGGAATAGAAAAATATTTGATTTATCTGGATGAATTATTGAAAATATTGAAAGTAGAGAGTGTGATATGA